One Deltaproteobacteria bacterium CG11_big_fil_rev_8_21_14_0_20_49_13 DNA segment encodes these proteins:
- a CDS encoding 50S ribosomal protein L22 gives MNAKFRHIRISPQKVRGVVNLVRGKNVNEAIGILRFTRRSAALPILKMVKSAMANAKQKGGVDVDNLYIKKIAVDKATIQRRFRARSRGMAHSILKRSSHLSVELGEK, from the coding sequence ATGAATGCAAAATTCAGGCATATCAGGATCTCGCCCCAGAAAGTAAGGGGCGTTGTGAATCTTGTTCGCGGTAAGAACGTGAACGAAGCCATAGGCATCTTACGTTTCACAAGGCGTAGCGCCGCTCTCCCTATCCTAAAGATGGTGAAGTCGGCCATGGCCAATGCCAAACAAAAGGGCGGCGTAGATGTCGACAATCTTTATATAAAGAAGATAGCGGTTGATAAAGCGACTATACAGAGACGTTTTCGTGCCCGTTCAAGAGGCATGGCTCACAGTATTTTAAAACGTTCAAGTCACTTGAGCGTCGAACTAGGAGAGAAATAA
- a CDS encoding 30S ribosomal protein S19: MTRSLKKGPFIDEHLQKNVEVSANDRGKKVLKTWSRRSQIAPDMIGLTFAVHNGKKFIPVFVTENMVGHRFGEFSPTRVFRGHSGLKKEVGGGATGAAVAATPKAVVAPATKA, encoded by the coding sequence ATGACCCGATCGTTAAAAAAGGGACCGTTCATTGATGAACACCTACAAAAGAATGTCGAAGTTTCAGCCAATGACCGCGGCAAGAAAGTTTTAAAGACATGGTCAAGAAGGTCTCAGATAGCCCCGGATATGATAGGGCTTACCTTCGCTGTCCATAACGGAAAGAAATTTATTCCGGTGTTCGTTACTGAAAACATGGTTGGTCACAGATTCGGCGAATTTTCACCAACACGCGTCTTCAGAGGTCACTCCGGATTGAAGAAAGAGGTTGGAGGAGGAGCAACTGGAGCGGCGGTAGCGGCAACGCCGAAGGCGGTAGTAGCGCCGGCGACAAAAGCATAA
- a CDS encoding 50S ribosomal protein L2: MKTYNATSPGRRFQTGHDFSDLTKKRPEKGLLASLRRTGGRNNVGLITTDHRGGGAPRNYRIIDFKRNKLNVPGKVIALEYDPNRTARIALIQYIDGERAYILAPLGLKVGDKIIAAENADVQPGNAVPLRNIPLGTSIHNIELKVGGGGKLVRSAGGEAQIMAKEGEYAQIRMPSGEVRLVSINCKATIGQIGNLDHENISIGKAGRNRHLGKKPHVRGMAMNPVDHPHGGGEGRSKGGNHPSSPTGVPAKGYKTRTNKRTQKFIIKDRRK, translated from the coding sequence ATGAAGACTTATAACGCAACATCACCAGGAAGAAGGTTCCAAACAGGCCACGACTTTTCTGACCTGACGAAGAAGAGGCCCGAAAAAGGACTCTTGGCGTCACTTAGACGCACAGGCGGAAGGAACAACGTGGGCCTTATCACCACCGACCACAGAGGCGGCGGTGCACCTAGGAACTACAGGATAATCGACTTCAAACGCAACAAGCTGAACGTTCCCGGCAAGGTCATCGCGTTGGAATACGATCCCAACCGTACTGCAAGAATAGCACTTATCCAGTACATTGACGGTGAAAGGGCATATATTCTCGCGCCTCTTGGTCTCAAAGTAGGCGACAAAATAATTGCCGCCGAGAACGCAGACGTTCAGCCCGGAAACGCAGTTCCCTTAAGGAACATTCCGCTTGGAACGTCCATTCATAACATTGAGCTCAAGGTCGGCGGAGGCGGAAAGCTTGTCCGTTCAGCGGGCGGTGAGGCGCAGATCATGGCCAAAGAGGGTGAATATGCCCAGATCAGAATGCCATCGGGAGAAGTCAGGCTTGTAAGCATCAATTGCAAGGCGACCATCGGCCAGATTGGAAATCTTGATCATGAGAATATCTCTATCGGAAAAGCAGGAAGAAATCGTCACTTAGGAAAGAAACCTCATGTCAGAGGTATGGCAATGAACCCTGTTGATCATCCGCACGGAGGCGGCGAAGGTCGCTCGAAAGGCGGTAACCATCCGTCAAGTCCGACCGGTGTGCCGGCAAAGGGTTATAAGACCCGTACAAACAAACGAACTCAGAAGTTCATTATTAAGGATAGAAGAAAATAA
- a CDS encoding 50S ribosomal protein L23, with amino-acid sequence MDVYYVIKEPLITEKVTQGKAEVNKYYFSVDPQATKDDVKKAVEKIFKVNVTGVRTITVHGKARVNPRSRRPIPAQKWKKAIVTLKKGNKIELFEGV; translated from the coding sequence ATGGATGTATACTACGTTATAAAAGAACCGCTGATCACCGAAAAGGTGACTCAAGGCAAGGCCGAAGTGAATAAATATTATTTCTCGGTCGATCCTCAGGCCACCAAGGATGATGTGAAGAAAGCGGTCGAGAAAATTTTTAAGGTCAATGTGACCGGTGTAAGGACCATAACGGTTCATGGAAAGGCGAGAGTCAATCCACGTTCTAGGCGTCCCATACCTGCGCAAAAATGGAAAAAGGCGATTGTTACTTTGAAGAAAGGTAACAAGATAGAATTATTTGAGGGTGTATGA
- a CDS encoding 50S ribosomal protein L4 codes for MTVTAVYDINKEKVGEIELPDAVFNVEVNKAILHQAVTIALNNKRQGTVKTKTRSEIRGGGKKPYKQKGTGRARHGSIRSPIFVGGGVTFGPLPRDWHIEMPKKQKKVALRMALSLKNKEGALFVVSDFVSKDGKTSKMAKTLSKWEMKSGVFVADNADDKTQRSVRNIPYMKVIRDKDLSILDLFKYENLILTKDSIGNIANRLSV; via the coding sequence TACGACATTAACAAGGAGAAGGTTGGAGAGATCGAACTCCCCGACGCCGTATTTAACGTTGAAGTTAATAAGGCCATCCTTCATCAGGCGGTTACGATCGCGCTCAATAACAAGAGACAGGGTACCGTTAAGACTAAAACGCGCTCCGAGATAAGGGGCGGCGGAAAGAAGCCGTACAAACAAAAAGGGACCGGCCGCGCACGTCACGGTTCGATAAGAAGCCCTATCTTTGTGGGTGGCGGAGTCACATTCGGTCCTCTTCCAAGGGATTGGCATATTGAGATGCCCAAGAAGCAGAAGAAGGTTGCCTTGAGAATGGCTCTCTCTCTTAAGAACAAGGAAGGGGCGTTGTTTGTCGTCTCCGATTTTGTTTCCAAGGATGGAAAGACCTCAAAGATGGCAAAGACACTTTCAAAGTGGGAGATGAAGAGCGGTGTTTTCGTTGCTGACAACGCGGACGATAAGACCCAAAGGTCGGTCAGGAACATTCCTTATATGAAGGTCATTCGCGATAAGGACCTGAGCATTCTCGATCTGTTCAAGTACGAAAATTTGATATTAACAAAGGATTCTATTGGCAATATCGCCAATAGGCTTAGTGTCTAA